GGTCCGCGGTGTAATAAGCTCCTCGATGTCCGCGATCCGGGGCTGGAAGTCGTGGCCGGGATACAGCGGGTAATGCACCGGGACGGCGTGCAGCAGGCTGGCCGTCATCGCGAAGGTTGGGTAGCCGGGATTGGGGATCAGGATTTCATCGCCCGGCGAGAGCAGCAGGCTCATCGCGAAGTGCAGGCCTTGCTGGGCGCCGTCGACGACGTAAACGCGGTCCGGCCCGAGCGGTGTCGCGTTGTGCTCCCGGAACCGGGCAGCGAACGCCTCACGCAGGGCCGGGATGCCGGCGTTGGGCGTGTAGTTGGTTTCGTCGCGGTCCAGGCAGGCCATCCCGGCCTCAAGGATATGGCGGGGGACGGCAAAACCAGGTTCGCCGATGCTCAGCACAATGGCGCCGGGAGTCGCCCAGGCGGCTTCGGTGATTTCGCGGATCTGGTTAATGGGGACGTCGCGGACGTGGGCGGCTAGCTCGGGCATGTCTGCCATCCTAGCCGCCGCAGCTTCCTGCGCCGGTGGCAGCGCCAGCGCAGATATACTGGGAAGCGTGCTTTCTGGACTGGTAATAGTGGACAAACCGCAAGGCTGGACCAGCCACGATGTGGTTGGCCGGATGCGGCGGCTCGCCGGTACCCGAAAGGTGGGCCACGCCGGGACCCTGGATCCCATGGCCACGGGTGTCCTGGTGGTCGGCATCAACAAGGCGACCCGGCTGCTCACGTACATCGTGGGCACGTCGAAGACCTATACGGCGACCATCCGCCTCGGTGAATCCACCCTCACCGATGACGCCGAGGGCGAAGTGACGGCCACCCGCAGTGCCGCCGCGGTGACCGAGGAAGCAGTACGGGCCGGCATCGCCGCATTAACCGGTGAGATCAATCAGGTTCCCAGCAGCGTCAGCGCCATCAAAGTCAACGGCGAGCGTGCGTATGCACGGGTCCGCTCCGGCGAAGAGGTCAACCTGGCCGCCCGGCCGGTCACCATCCACCGCTTCGAGGTCCACGGGATCCGTCGGGTTCGCACGGGGGAGTCAGCGGTGGAGTCAGACGGCGAGGCGCTGGACGTTGACGTGACTGTGGAATGCTCATCAGGCACTTATATCCGGGCGCTGGCCCGTGACCTTGGGGAGGCTCTTAAGGTCGGCGGGCACCTGACGGCGCTGCGCCGGACCCAGGTGGGCCCCTACACGCTGGACCAGGCACGCACCCTCGAACAGCTTGCCGAGCAGTTGGACGTGCTCGAAATGTCCCAGGCCGCGCGGGCCCTGATGCCCAACCGAGAGCTCAGCGACGAGGAAACCACCGAGCTATCCTTCGGTCGCCGCATCGCCTCAGGTGTGAAGGCCGGCACGTCCGAGGCGGCCACACCGGAGAACCCTGCCGCGGCGTTCGGCCCGGACGGCACTCTCGTGGCCCTGCTGGCGGACAAGGGAAGCTACGCCAAGCCGGTGCTGGTCTTTGCACCGGACAATGAAAAGCATCCGCCGAAGCAGCCTTCGCCGGTCCAGCAGGACGGGCAATAGTGGACGCGTTTTTCTACATCATTTTGGTGGTTGGGCTGGTCTCCAGCGTCATCTGCCTGATCGCCGGCATCCTCAAAAAGGCGCCGAACGATACGACGATCCTCTCGGTGGCCGCCGTCGAACTGTCCTTGGTGGTCTATCTGGTCGGGTCGATAATCCGGGTCGCGGGCGGGGAACAGATCGCGGGGGAGCCCTGGGAATTTTGGGGCTATTTGTTGACAGCGCTCTTGCTGCCGGTCGGCGCCGTCTACTGGGCCATCCTGGAACGGACCCGCTGGAGCAACTTTGTGCTGGCCGCCGTCGGAGTCACGGCCCTGGTGATGGCGGCCCGTATGAATCAGATTTGGTACTGACG
This genomic window from Arthrobacter sp. EM1 contains:
- the truB gene encoding tRNA pseudouridine(55) synthase TruB produces the protein MLSGLVIVDKPQGWTSHDVVGRMRRLAGTRKVGHAGTLDPMATGVLVVGINKATRLLTYIVGTSKTYTATIRLGESTLTDDAEGEVTATRSAAAVTEEAVRAGIAALTGEINQVPSSVSAIKVNGERAYARVRSGEEVNLAARPVTIHRFEVHGIRRVRTGESAVESDGEALDVDVTVECSSGTYIRALARDLGEALKVGGHLTALRRTQVGPYTLDQARTLEQLAEQLDVLEMSQAARALMPNRELSDEETTELSFGRRIASGVKAGTSEAATPENPAAAFGPDGTLVALLADKGSYAKPVLVFAPDNEKHPPKQPSPVQQDGQ